In the Bordetella genomosp. 10 genome, one interval contains:
- a CDS encoding uracil-DNA glycosylase, whose amino-acid sequence MPNDNRLTIPLATQLAGLPDAWAAALREPAVAQALAQLDALVARRLAEGATIYPAEPFRALHGLAPADVRVVILGQDPYHGRGQAQGLAFSVPDDERRPPSLRNILKEIAAEYPGVPVAANDLTPWTRQGVLLLNTSLTVEDGQPASHAKRGWEVVTDALIRLVAREPHPKVFMLWGAHAQAKQALLPPDNRHLVLTANHPSPLSALRPPQPFLGCGHFKRANEWLQSQGQKIVDWGLPDKKLALQTEFTL is encoded by the coding sequence ATGCCGAACGACAACCGCCTGACCATTCCCCTCGCCACGCAACTCGCCGGCCTGCCCGACGCCTGGGCGGCCGCCCTGCGCGAACCCGCCGTGGCCCAGGCCCTGGCGCAACTGGACGCGCTGGTCGCGCGCCGCCTGGCCGAGGGCGCCACCATCTATCCCGCCGAACCCTTCCGCGCCCTGCACGGCCTGGCGCCGGCCGACGTGCGCGTGGTGATCCTGGGCCAGGACCCCTACCATGGGCGCGGCCAGGCCCAGGGCCTGGCCTTCTCGGTGCCGGACGACGAGCGCCGGCCGCCGAGCCTGCGCAACATCCTCAAGGAAATCGCCGCCGAATATCCGGGCGTCCCGGTCGCCGCCAACGACCTCACCCCCTGGACCCGCCAGGGCGTGCTGCTGCTGAACACCTCGCTGACGGTGGAGGACGGCCAGCCGGCCTCGCACGCCAAGCGCGGCTGGGAAGTGGTCACCGACGCCCTGATCCGCCTGGTGGCCCGCGAGCCGCATCCCAAGGTGTTCATGCTGTGGGGCGCCCACGCCCAGGCCAAGCAGGCGTTGTTGCCCCCGGACAACAGGCATCTGGTCCTGACGGCCAACCATCCTTCCCCCCTTTCGGCCCTGCGCCCGCCGCAGCCTTTCCTCGGCTGCGGCCACTTCAAACGCGCCAATGAATGGCTCCAATCCCAAGGGCAAAAAATTGTCGATTGGGGTTTGCCCGATAAAAAGCTGGCATTACAAACAGAATTCACGTTATGA
- a CDS encoding DEAD/DEAH box helicase → MSFESLGLAPTLLSALEAAGFNAPTPVQAAAIPQALAGHDLMVSSQTGSGKTAAFMLPALNRVAKQPANKGSGVQVLVLTPTRELAMQVNDATRAYGRNIADLRTTIVVGGMPYGAQLKALSRRVDVLVATPGRLLDHLQAGRVKLNTVHTLVLDEADRMLDMGFIEDIETILSRLPAERQTLLFSATLDGSVARLAAKMMHEPQRIEIAGAKEKHGNITQSLLYADDLDHKKQLLDHVLRDATLDQAIVFTATKRGADDLAGHLSDQGFAAAALHGDMNQRQRTRTLGLLQRGQLRVLVATDVAARGIDVQGISHAVNYDLPMQAEDYVHRIGRTGRAGRDGLAFTLATHAERHKVRRIEHFIGQTIAPQVIAGLEPKRAPRPYEGERGGKRPFAGKRPQGRGRPFEGGDRPRSFGGGDRPQGGWRGSDRPAYERSQRPEGGFRSEGGFRGEAEGRSGGFRAERSERGGFRTDEAFRSHADSRPGGFRPEAGGRPGGFHREGGARPEGGFRREGGARPEGGFRREGGARPEGGFRREGGARPEADGRPGGFHREGGSRPEGGFRREGSARHESEGRPGGFRAERREGAGGRAAGEGYARPARPGFEKRAGGPAKRFDKPGYAGRRD, encoded by the coding sequence ATGTCTTTCGAATCCTTGGGACTCGCTCCCACCCTGTTGTCCGCCCTCGAAGCCGCGGGTTTCAACGCCCCCACGCCCGTCCAGGCCGCCGCCATTCCGCAGGCCCTGGCCGGCCATGACCTGATGGTCTCCTCGCAAACCGGCAGCGGCAAGACCGCCGCCTTCATGCTGCCCGCGCTGAACCGCGTCGCCAAGCAGCCCGCCAACAAGGGCTCCGGCGTGCAAGTGCTGGTGCTGACCCCGACCCGCGAACTGGCGATGCAGGTCAACGACGCCACGCGCGCCTACGGCCGCAACATCGCCGACCTGCGCACCACCATCGTCGTCGGCGGCATGCCCTACGGCGCCCAGCTCAAGGCCCTGTCGCGCCGCGTCGACGTGCTGGTAGCCACCCCGGGCCGCCTGCTGGACCACCTGCAAGCCGGCCGCGTCAAGCTCAATACCGTGCACACCCTGGTGCTCGACGAAGCCGACCGCATGCTGGACATGGGCTTCATCGAGGACATCGAAACCATCCTCAGCCGCCTGCCGGCCGAACGCCAGACCCTGCTATTCTCGGCCACGCTGGACGGCAGCGTCGCGCGCCTGGCGGCCAAGATGATGCACGAACCGCAGCGCATCGAAATCGCCGGCGCGAAGGAAAAGCACGGCAACATCACGCAGAGCCTGCTGTACGCCGACGACCTGGACCACAAGAAGCAGTTGCTGGACCACGTCCTGCGCGACGCCACGCTGGACCAGGCCATCGTCTTCACCGCCACCAAGCGCGGCGCCGACGACCTGGCCGGTCACCTGAGCGACCAGGGCTTCGCCGCGGCCGCCCTGCATGGCGACATGAACCAGCGCCAGCGCACCCGCACGCTGGGCCTGCTGCAACGCGGCCAGTTGCGCGTGCTGGTGGCCACCGACGTGGCGGCGCGCGGCATCGACGTGCAAGGCATCAGCCATGCCGTCAACTACGACCTGCCGATGCAGGCCGAGGACTACGTCCACCGCATCGGCCGCACCGGCCGCGCGGGCCGCGACGGCCTGGCCTTCACGCTGGCCACCCACGCGGAACGCCACAAGGTGCGCCGCATCGAGCATTTCATCGGCCAGACCATCGCGCCGCAAGTCATCGCCGGCCTGGAACCCAAGCGCGCGCCGCGTCCTTATGAAGGCGAGCGCGGCGGCAAGCGCCCCTTCGCCGGCAAGCGCCCGCAAGGCCGCGGCCGTCCCTTCGAAGGCGGCGACCGTCCCCGTTCGTTCGGCGGCGGCGACCGTCCGCAAGGCGGCTGGCGCGGTAGCGATCGCCCGGCCTACGAGCGGTCGCAGCGTCCGGAAGGCGGTTTCCGCAGCGAAGGCGGCTTCCGCGGCGAAGCGGAAGGCCGCTCCGGCGGTTTCCGTGCCGAACGCAGCGAGCGCGGCGGCTTCCGTACCGATGAGGCCTTCCGCTCCCACGCGGACAGCCGTCCCGGTGGCTTCCGTCCGGAAGCGGGTGGTCGCCCCGGTGGTTTCCACCGTGAAGGCGGCGCTCGCCCCGAGGGTGGCTTCCGTCGTGAAGGCGGCGCCCGCCCCGAAGGTGGCTTCCGTCGTGAAGGCGGCGCCCGTCCCGAAGGCGGCTTCCGTCGCGAAGGCGGCGCCCGTCCGGAAGCGGATGGCCGCCCCGGCGGCTTCCATCGTGAAGGCGGCTCGCGTCCCGAAGGCGGCTTCCGCCGCGAAGGCAGCGCCCGTCATGAATCGGAAGGCCGTCCCGGCGGTTTCCGCGCCGAGCGCCGCGAAGGCGCCGGCGGCCGCGCCGCGGGCGAAGGTTATGCCCGCCCGGCCCGTCCGGGTTTCGAGAAGCGCGCCGGCGGTCCCGCCAAGCGTTTCGACAAACCGGGTTATGCCGGCCGCCGCGACTAA
- the pap gene encoding polyphosphate:AMP phosphotransferase: MFAEAEADPTLSREAFKKEETRLRTALVKSQYAQLQAGERALLIVIAGIDGAGKGATVNLLNEWMDPRHILTQGFGAPDELERQYPPLWRYWNALPAKGRTAIVFGSWYAPLLFEGARKRPDTDRLDALAASIRRFEDQLSANGVQILKLWFHLSPEAQKTRSKRLLASPETAWQVLPEDLLVQKHFDRLRESGHHAISRTDRPHAPWVVIPSADDNMRAVSAARAVLHALRRGAVRVPAPSPTPADAGARRSGRRDVLGKLDYRGSIDKDDYEDRLGVLQGRLARALRDPAFRQRALVLAFEGQDAAGKGGAIRRVTQALDARRYEITPVSAPSPHELLRPYLWRFWRRVPRQGRVAIFDRSWYGRVLVERVEELTPAAAWKRAYGEINDFESQLVGHGAIVLKFWLAISREEQLKRFREREKSPYKTFKITQDDWRNRRKWPAYLGAANEMIARTDTLAAPWRIVATDDKRLARLQVLEHIVERVEKALGRE, encoded by the coding sequence ATGTTCGCCGAAGCCGAAGCCGACCCCACTCTCAGCCGCGAAGCATTCAAGAAAGAGGAGACCAGGCTGCGCACCGCCCTGGTCAAATCGCAATACGCGCAACTGCAGGCCGGCGAACGCGCCCTGCTGATCGTGATCGCCGGCATCGACGGCGCGGGCAAGGGCGCCACGGTCAACCTGTTGAACGAGTGGATGGACCCGCGCCACATCCTGACCCAGGGCTTCGGCGCGCCGGACGAGCTGGAGCGGCAGTACCCGCCCCTCTGGCGCTACTGGAACGCCCTGCCGGCGAAGGGGCGCACGGCCATCGTCTTCGGGTCCTGGTACGCGCCGCTGTTGTTCGAGGGCGCGCGCAAGCGGCCCGACACCGACCGCCTGGACGCCCTGGCCGCCTCCATCCGCCGCTTCGAGGACCAGTTGTCGGCCAACGGCGTGCAGATCCTCAAGCTCTGGTTCCACCTGTCGCCCGAGGCGCAGAAGACGCGCAGCAAGCGCCTGCTGGCCTCGCCGGAGACCGCCTGGCAGGTCCTGCCCGAGGACCTGCTGGTGCAGAAGCATTTCGACCGCCTGCGCGAGTCCGGCCATCACGCGATCAGCAGGACCGACCGCCCGCATGCGCCCTGGGTGGTGATCCCCAGCGCCGACGACAACATGCGCGCCGTGTCGGCCGCGCGGGCGGTACTGCACGCGCTGCGGCGCGGCGCCGTCCGCGTCCCCGCGCCGTCGCCCACGCCCGCCGACGCCGGCGCGCGCCGGTCCGGCCGCCGCGACGTGCTGGGCAAGCTGGACTATCGCGGCAGCATCGACAAGGACGACTACGAAGACCGCCTGGGCGTGCTGCAGGGCCGTCTGGCGCGCGCCCTGCGCGACCCGGCTTTCCGCCAGCGCGCCCTGGTCCTGGCCTTCGAGGGCCAGGACGCCGCCGGCAAGGGCGGCGCCATCCGCCGCGTGACGCAGGCGCTGGACGCGCGGCGCTACGAAATCACGCCCGTTTCGGCGCCGTCGCCACACGAACTGCTGCGCCCCTATCTCTGGCGCTTCTGGCGCCGCGTGCCCCGCCAGGGCCGCGTCGCCATCTTCGACCGCTCCTGGTACGGCCGCGTGCTGGTCGAGCGGGTCGAGGAACTGACGCCCGCGGCGGCCTGGAAACGCGCCTATGGCGAGATCAACGACTTCGAATCGCAACTGGTGGGACACGGCGCCATCGTCCTCAAGTTCTGGCTGGCGATCAGCCGCGAGGAACAGCTCAAGCGCTTCCGCGAACGCGAGAAGTCGCCCTACAAGACCTTCAAGATCACCCAGGACGACTGGCGCAACCGGCGCAAGTGGCCGGCCTACCTGGGCGCCGCCAACGAGATGATCGCGCGCACCGACACCCTCGCCGCGCCGTGGCGCATCGTCGCCACCGACGACAAGCGCCTGGCGCGCCTGCAGGTGCTGGAACACATCGTCGAGCGCGTGGAAAAAGCGCTCGGACGCGAATGA
- a CDS encoding YggS family pyridoxal phosphate-dependent enzyme — translation MPDCANHSANDSANDSVRDPINHSADDFAARLAAIRARIDDACRRAGRDPAEVALLPVSKTFGAGLIREAAAHGLRRFGESRMQEVREKAPLLADCPIDWVVIGHLQTNKAKDAAALAAEVQSLDRLDLAQALERRLRPEGRVLDVLVQVKTSDEPSKFGLDGDALLDFLRVLAADYPSLRVRGLMTLAVNSDDEQAVRACFRRLRELRDAARAAGLAAASWRAEGDRGGLDRLSMGMSGDFELAIEEGATEVRIGSALFGARDYPAV, via the coding sequence ATGCCTGATTGCGCCAACCATTCCGCCAATGATTCCGCCAATGATTCCGTCAGGGATCCCATCAACCATTCCGCCGACGATTTCGCCGCCCGCCTCGCCGCCATCCGGGCGCGCATCGATGACGCCTGCCGCCGCGCGGGCCGCGATCCCGCCGAGGTCGCGCTGCTGCCGGTCAGCAAGACCTTCGGCGCCGGCCTGATACGCGAGGCCGCCGCCCACGGCTTGCGCCGTTTCGGCGAAAGCCGGATGCAGGAGGTGCGCGAGAAGGCGCCGCTATTGGCCGATTGCCCGATCGATTGGGTGGTGATCGGCCACTTGCAGACCAACAAGGCCAAGGACGCCGCCGCCCTGGCCGCCGAAGTGCAATCCCTGGACCGCCTGGACCTGGCGCAGGCGCTGGAGCGCCGGCTGCGTCCGGAAGGCCGCGTGCTGGACGTGCTGGTCCAGGTCAAGACGTCTGACGAACCGTCCAAGTTCGGCCTGGACGGCGACGCCTTGCTGGACTTCCTGCGCGTCTTGGCGGCGGACTATCCCAGCCTGCGGGTGCGCGGCCTGATGACGCTGGCGGTGAACAGCGACGACGAGCAGGCGGTGCGCGCCTGCTTCCGCCGCTTGCGCGAATTGCGCGATGCGGCGCGCGCCGCCGGCCTGGCCGCCGCGTCCTGGCGCGCCGAGGGCGACCGGGGCGGCCTGGACCGGTTGTCCATGGGCATGAGCGGCGATTTCGAACTGGCCATCGAGGAAGGCGCGACCGAGGTCCGCATCGGCAGCGCGCTCTTTGGCGCGCGCGATTACCCGGCGGTCTGA
- a CDS encoding aminotransferase-like domain-containing protein produces MPSSTVPEYAFAAPFTHPPVSPIRRLVPYASRPGTISMAGGYPAQELFDVAGLNAAAANVGARLADCLQYSNIEGQASLRHALAALSARRGISCDPDTELAVTGGSQQALALLARVMLQPGDVAFVESPGFPNSAQTMRHTGATVLTVPSGPEGVDVEALARMAEIHKPKLVSVVATFSNPCGATLTREKRLRLLALAVEHRFLLVEDDPYGELRFTGEAVPPILALATGEARNWAAYISSMSKTMAPGLRIGWMVAPPEVRRRCTGAKAADDMACSAWIQEIVAQYLGDGAYDRHVPRIREAYGSRCAALGDALREHMGGEIAFLQPQGGMFCWGRLTGAVDSTRLLPYAIEHEIVYVPGNAFYGDPAQADTQAMRLSFATMNEAQIAEGIVRLRRALRACEANEPVSIALAA; encoded by the coding sequence ATGCCGTCCTCCACCGTGCCCGAATACGCGTTCGCGGCACCTTTCACGCATCCGCCCGTCTCCCCCATCCGCCGTCTGGTGCCTTATGCCAGCCGCCCCGGCACCATCTCGATGGCGGGCGGCTATCCCGCCCAGGAATTGTTCGACGTCGCCGGCCTGAACGCGGCCGCCGCCAACGTCGGCGCCCGGCTGGCCGATTGCCTCCAGTATTCGAACATCGAGGGCCAGGCCAGCCTGCGCCACGCGCTGGCCGCCCTCTCGGCGCGGCGCGGCATCTCCTGTGACCCCGACACCGAACTGGCCGTGACCGGCGGTTCGCAACAGGCGCTGGCGCTGCTGGCGCGCGTCATGCTGCAACCGGGAGACGTCGCCTTCGTCGAAAGCCCGGGTTTCCCCAATTCGGCCCAGACCATGCGCCACACCGGCGCCACGGTGCTCACCGTGCCGTCCGGCCCGGAGGGCGTGGACGTGGAGGCGCTGGCGCGCATGGCCGAAATCCACAAGCCCAAGCTGGTCAGCGTGGTCGCCACCTTCTCCAACCCCTGCGGCGCCACGCTCACGCGCGAGAAGCGGCTGCGCCTGCTGGCGCTGGCGGTGGAACACCGCTTCCTGCTGGTCGAGGACGACCCCTACGGCGAACTGCGCTTCACCGGCGAGGCGGTGCCGCCCATCCTGGCCCTGGCCACGGGCGAGGCGCGCAACTGGGCCGCGTACATTTCCAGCATGTCCAAGACCATGGCGCCCGGCCTGCGCATCGGCTGGATGGTCGCGCCGCCCGAAGTGCGCCGCCGCTGCACCGGCGCCAAGGCCGCCGACGACATGGCCTGCTCGGCCTGGATCCAGGAAATCGTCGCGCAATACCTGGGCGACGGCGCCTACGACCGCCACGTGCCGCGCATCCGCGAGGCCTATGGATCGCGCTGCGCCGCCCTGGGCGACGCCCTGCGCGAACACATGGGCGGGGAAATCGCCTTCCTGCAGCCGCAGGGCGGCATGTTCTGCTGGGGCCGGCTGACCGGCGCCGTCGACAGCACCCGCCTGCTGCCCTACGCCATCGAGCACGAGATCGTCTACGTGCCGGGCAATGCGTTCTACGGCGACCCGGCGCAGGCCGACACGCAGGCCATGCGCCTTTCCTTCGCCACCATGAACGAGGCGCAGATCGCCGAGGGCATCGTCCGCCTGCGCCGCGCCCTGCGGGCCTGCGAGGCCAACGAGCCCGTGTCCATCGCATTGGCGGCGTAA
- a CDS encoding HIT family protein → MTTLHPDCPLCQQAGGDVLWRGDHLRVVEVDDADYPGYTRVIWNSHISEMTSLSRHGRELLMQTVWTVEETQREIFHPDKVNLASLGNMVPHLHWHVIPRWRGDRHFPDAVWAAPRVAPGSETEEWQARMTRVRGLMQRYRNRLLEALDAMPRH, encoded by the coding sequence ATGACCACCCTGCATCCCGACTGTCCTCTCTGCCAGCAAGCCGGCGGCGACGTGCTCTGGCGCGGCGACCATCTGCGCGTGGTGGAGGTGGACGACGCCGACTACCCGGGCTACACGCGCGTCATCTGGAATTCGCATATTTCCGAGATGACCAGCCTTTCGCGCCATGGCCGCGAGCTGCTCATGCAGACCGTGTGGACCGTGGAGGAGACGCAGCGCGAGATTTTCCATCCGGACAAGGTCAACCTGGCCTCGCTCGGCAACATGGTGCCCCACCTGCACTGGCACGTGATCCCGCGCTGGCGCGGCGACCGCCATTTCCCCGACGCCGTCTGGGCCGCGCCGCGCGTGGCGCCGGGGTCCGAAACCGAAGAATGGCAGGCGCGCATGACGCGCGTGCGGGGCCTGATGCAGCGCTACCGCAACCGTCTGCTCGAAGCCCTGGACGCCATGCCGCGCCATTGA
- a CDS encoding STY0301 family protein, whose amino-acid sequence MPKSTPRTVSARLPLLLGALLLAPAAWAARPVNNTPCPPMMQIAQTPIATPPGWSLMADPRRDANHHLQAVTFFSGDPEDMAALSPDIEKRTPKGYSSTWRFQQHGQQQSYWIGCSYTDTNLLAIRKLASNISQCDMTQYLSDRRRPGGSVDIVCY is encoded by the coding sequence ATGCCGAAGTCCACGCCACGCACCGTTTCCGCCCGCCTGCCGCTGCTGCTGGGCGCGCTGCTGCTCGCCCCGGCGGCCTGGGCCGCGCGCCCCGTCAACAACACCCCCTGCCCGCCGATGATGCAGATCGCGCAGACGCCCATCGCCACGCCGCCGGGCTGGTCGCTGATGGCCGATCCCCGCCGCGACGCCAACCACCACCTGCAAGCGGTCACCTTCTTCTCCGGCGATCCCGAGGACATGGCGGCCCTGTCGCCGGACATCGAGAAGCGCACGCCTAAGGGCTATTCCTCGACCTGGCGCTTCCAGCAGCACGGCCAGCAGCAGAGCTACTGGATAGGGTGCAGCTACACCGACACCAACCTGCTCGCGATTCGCAAACTGGCCAGCAACATCAGCCAATGCGACATGACCCAGTACCTGAGCGACCGCCGGCGCCCGGGCGGATCGGTGGATATCGTCTGTTATTGA
- a CDS encoding LysR family transcriptional regulator ArgP, which yields MNLDYAQVRALAAVIREGSFDRAAQALNVTPSAISQRIRALEDRTGRLLVQRTIPAVATADGQVIVQYAEQTALLEHDALARLGMLADDMPRATLPVAVNHDSLETWFMDAAIRFSSGVTNEAANGVLSSHQVTLDLRAEDQDHTAALLRNGTVLGAVTALSEPVQGCRLHALGSMRYVATCSPDFHRRHFAGGVNAQSLGQAPVLVYNRKDAMQARFARKIMGDIPWQPPVWWLPSARAFVQASLAGLGWTMNPLALIQKELDDGALVPLRARAYEDTPLYWQHWRVNSDTMSALTDAVLAASRNLIRRSRPEPRGA from the coding sequence GTGAACCTCGATTACGCCCAAGTCCGCGCCCTGGCGGCGGTGATCCGCGAGGGCAGCTTCGACCGCGCCGCGCAGGCGCTGAACGTCACGCCCTCGGCCATTTCGCAGCGGATCCGCGCGCTGGAAGACCGCACCGGCCGCCTGCTGGTGCAGCGGACCATTCCCGCCGTCGCCACCGCCGACGGCCAGGTCATCGTGCAATATGCGGAGCAGACGGCCCTGCTGGAGCACGACGCGCTGGCCCGGCTGGGCATGCTGGCCGACGATATGCCGCGGGCCACGCTGCCGGTGGCGGTGAACCACGACAGCCTGGAAACCTGGTTCATGGACGCCGCCATCCGGTTTTCCAGCGGCGTTACGAACGAAGCGGCCAACGGGGTGCTCAGCAGCCATCAGGTCACGCTGGACCTGCGCGCCGAGGACCAGGACCACACCGCCGCCCTGCTGCGCAACGGCACCGTGCTGGGCGCCGTCACCGCGCTCTCCGAGCCGGTGCAGGGTTGCCGCCTGCATGCCCTGGGCAGCATGCGCTACGTCGCCACCTGCAGCCCCGACTTCCATCGCCGCCATTTCGCCGGCGGCGTCAACGCGCAATCGCTGGGGCAGGCGCCGGTGCTGGTCTACAACCGCAAGGACGCGATGCAGGCCCGCTTCGCGCGCAAGATCATGGGCGACATTCCCTGGCAGCCGCCCGTCTGGTGGCTGCCTTCGGCGCGCGCCTTCGTCCAGGCCTCGCTGGCGGGCCTGGGCTGGACGATGAATCCGCTGGCCCTGATCCAGAAGGAACTGGACGACGGCGCCCTGGTGCCCTTGCGGGCCCGCGCCTATGAAGACACGCCGCTGTACTGGCAACACTGGCGGGTAAACTCGGACACCATGTCGGCCCTCACCGACGCCGTGCTCGCCGCCTCCCGCAACCTCATCCGCCGGAGCCGGCCCGAGCCGCGCGGCGCCTGA
- a CDS encoding copper chaperone PCu(A)C gives MTLRKYVLAAALALAAHGAAHAHDFKAGAIEIDDLWMRATAPGQSVGGGYMEIDNDGKQADRLLSITSPIADSVEMHETRTENGVSSMRATGPVTIPPDSEIKFAPGGYHLMFLKLKQPLKQGDEIPATLVFEHAGAVDVRFKVKPIGYKAGSGGAMNHDMGHGMGDMGNMGNMGSMPGMNHGTMQR, from the coding sequence ATGACCTTACGCAAATACGTCCTCGCCGCCGCCTTGGCGCTGGCCGCCCACGGCGCCGCGCACGCGCACGATTTCAAGGCCGGCGCCATCGAGATCGACGATCTCTGGATGCGGGCCACGGCGCCGGGCCAGTCCGTCGGCGGCGGCTATATGGAAATCGACAACGACGGCAAGCAGGCCGACCGCCTGCTGTCGATCACCTCGCCCATCGCCGACAGCGTGGAAATGCATGAGACGCGCACCGAGAACGGCGTGTCCAGCATGCGCGCCACCGGTCCCGTGACCATTCCGCCGGACAGCGAGATCAAGTTCGCGCCGGGCGGCTACCACCTGATGTTCCTCAAGCTCAAGCAGCCGCTGAAGCAGGGCGACGAGATCCCCGCCACGCTGGTGTTCGAGCACGCCGGCGCGGTCGACGTGAGGTTCAAGGTGAAGCCCATCGGCTATAAGGCAGGAAGCGGCGGCGCCATGAACCACGACATGGGGCATGGGATGGGGGACATGGGCAACATGGGGAATATGGGCAGCATGCCCGGCATGAATCACGGCACGATGCAACGCTGA
- the selD gene encoding selenide, water dikinase SelD: MTQDAQAGAAPRLTSLSHGGGCGCKIAPGVLSDLLARFGPAMAHPRLMVGTETADDAAVYRLNDEQALIATTDFFMPIVDDPYDFGRIAATNALSDVYAMGGVPIMALAIVGMPVNVLAPETIAQILKGGQDVCAQAGIPVAGGHTIDSVEPIYGLAAMGLVHPDRVKRNADARAGDVLVLSKPLGVGVLSAALKKNHLDEAGYRAMIASTTRLNTPGPALAALDGVHAITDVTGFGLLGHTLEMARGAGLTARLRLAGLPWLPDVRELARDGYVTGASGRNWASYGASIRLGAGIDDVARALLTDPQTSGGLLVACAPEAVDAVMKTLAQQGFDGAAVVGEMAAGEPVVQVD, encoded by the coding sequence ATGACACAAGACGCCCAAGCCGGCGCCGCGCCCCGGCTCACTTCCCTGTCCCACGGCGGCGGCTGCGGCTGCAAGATCGCGCCCGGCGTGCTGTCCGACCTGCTGGCGCGCTTCGGCCCGGCCATGGCCCATCCGCGGCTGATGGTGGGCACCGAGACCGCCGACGACGCCGCCGTCTACCGGCTGAACGACGAGCAGGCGCTGATCGCGACCACGGATTTCTTCATGCCCATCGTCGACGATCCCTACGACTTCGGCCGCATCGCCGCGACCAATGCGCTGTCCGACGTGTACGCCATGGGCGGCGTTCCCATCATGGCGCTCGCCATCGTCGGCATGCCGGTCAACGTGCTGGCGCCCGAGACCATCGCGCAGATCCTGAAGGGCGGCCAGGACGTGTGCGCCCAGGCCGGCATTCCCGTCGCGGGCGGCCACACCATCGACTCGGTCGAACCCATCTACGGCCTGGCCGCCATGGGCCTGGTGCATCCCGATCGCGTGAAGCGCAACGCCGACGCCCGGGCCGGCGACGTGCTGGTCCTGAGCAAGCCGCTGGGCGTGGGCGTGCTGTCGGCGGCGCTGAAGAAGAATCACCTGGACGAGGCCGGCTACCGCGCCATGATCGCCAGCACCACGCGCCTGAATACCCCCGGGCCGGCCCTGGCGGCCCTGGACGGCGTGCACGCCATCACGGACGTCACCGGCTTCGGCCTGCTCGGCCATACCCTGGAAATGGCGCGCGGCGCGGGCCTGACGGCGCGCCTGCGCCTGGCCGGCTTGCCGTGGCTGCCCGATGTGCGGGAGCTGGCGCGCGACGGCTACGTGACCGGCGCGTCCGGGCGCAACTGGGCATCCTATGGCGCGTCGATCCGGCTGGGCGCGGGCATCGACGACGTCGCCCGCGCCTTGCTCACCGATCCGCAGACCTCCGGCGGGCTGCTGGTCGCCTGCGCGCCGGAGGCGGTGGATGCGGTGATGAAGACGCTGGCCCAGCAAGGCTTCGACGGCGCCGCCGTGGTGGGCGAGATGGCGGCGGGCGAGCCGGTGGTCCAGGTGGACTGA